From one Bacteroides fragilis NCTC 9343 genomic stretch:
- a CDS encoding RteC domain-containing protein — MEEYFNGLLKEVDQRMATTAPGMDGKEVIGVCREMVSYLKGKNRELKEYALAHPFAGDAKEILYFKYYKPALTGRLLYYYRVYQIESGCPACLRVAEPYYRKAMERAERMMERYLPFYQYYHSGATYRDSYYFLRAKGELSPESGSFVLDEEAEFSTGYDILAARLISVEMLLVHLSRRMERAAQGTETEAVPEKEHRWTNTKVAAILLVYGIHVTGSVDEGNAEIGELAALFEKHFHVDLGNVYHAFGRLRGQQNPTAFLDEMKERLLKKMRDMDSR, encoded by the coding sequence ATGGAAGAATATTTTAACGGGCTGCTGAAGGAGGTGGATCAGCGCATGGCGACCACAGCCCCCGGCATGGACGGCAAGGAGGTGATAGGCGTCTGCCGTGAGATGGTCTCGTACCTGAAAGGCAAGAACCGGGAACTGAAGGAGTACGCCCTCGCCCATCCGTTCGCCGGGGACGCGAAGGAGATCCTCTACTTCAAGTATTACAAGCCCGCCCTGACGGGCAGGCTGCTGTACTATTACCGGGTGTACCAGATAGAGAGCGGCTGCCCCGCCTGCCTGCGTGTCGCCGAACCGTACTACCGCAAGGCGATGGAGCGTGCCGAGCGGATGATGGAACGCTACCTGCCCTTTTACCAGTATTACCACAGCGGGGCGACGTACCGGGACAGCTACTATTTCCTGCGGGCGAAGGGCGAGCTAAGCCCCGAGAGCGGCAGCTTCGTGCTGGACGAGGAGGCGGAGTTCTCCACGGGCTACGACATACTGGCGGCACGGCTGATCTCGGTGGAGATGCTGCTGGTACACCTGAGCCGCCGGATGGAGCGTGCGGCGCAGGGGACGGAGACGGAAGCCGTGCCGGAGAAGGAACACCGCTGGACGAACACGAAGGTTGCCGCCATACTGCTCGTCTATGGCATACACGTGACGGGAAGCGTGGACGAGGGCAACGCCGAGATCGGCGAGCTGGCTGCGCTGTTCGAGAAGCATTTCCACGTGGATCTGGGCAACGTGTACCACGCTTTCGGCAGGCTGCGGGGGCAACAGAACCCGACGGCGTTCTTGGACGAGATGAAGGAGAGGCTGCTGAAAAAGATGCGGGACATGGATAGCCGGTAG
- a CDS encoding helix-turn-helix domain-containing protein, with protein MEIMTIESNAYRLLVEKIEKITAYVEESRNREETERKRKEEAESPATKGRKADPKWMTHKEVCEALDISHRTLHRYRQKHIIPYSMIGRQIRYPRQAVESLRERWMVETPAAKIDRMIAEHPLHNRKNGSYGKKGRSAGKNQ; from the coding sequence ATGGAAATAATGACCATCGAGAGCAACGCCTACCGCCTGCTCGTGGAGAAGATCGAGAAGATAACCGCCTACGTGGAGGAATCCCGGAACCGGGAGGAAACGGAGCGCAAACGGAAAGAGGAAGCGGAAAGCCCTGCGACCAAGGGACGGAAAGCCGACCCGAAGTGGATGACGCACAAGGAGGTGTGCGAGGCGCTGGACATCAGCCACCGCACCCTGCACCGCTACCGCCAGAAGCATATCATTCCCTATTCGATGATCGGGCGGCAGATACGCTATCCCCGGCAGGCTGTCGAGAGCCTGCGTGAGCGGTGGATGGTGGAGACGCCCGCCGCCAAGATCGACCGGATGATAGCGGAACATCCCCTGCATAACCGAAAAAACGGCAGCTATGGTAAGAAAGGAAGAAGTGCTGGCAAGAACCAGTAA
- a CDS encoding dihydrofolate reductase family protein: MKQITLHVYQSIDGCPVRSDKYFDAAVDASGCVLIDEETYLRIYLNHLGWPLTAKETLVVTDGCIDLTEKERVRFVTGDAAAELRGIKADGEGTVTAYGAETGALLLDNGLADEIVVITVPVLVGGGEKALECGLNDGRTWVVRSSKVLEDGKIRTVYGRVCP; the protein is encoded by the coding sequence ATGAAACAGATTACCTTGCACGTGTACCAATCCATTGACGGTTGTCCGGTCAGATCGGACAAGTATTTCGATGCGGCGGTGGACGCCTCCGGCTGCGTGCTGATCGACGAGGAAACCTACCTGCGCATTTACCTGAACCATCTGGGCTGGCCGCTCACGGCAAAAGAGACTTTGGTCGTGACGGACGGCTGTATTGACCTGACGGAGAAGGAACGGGTGCGGTTTGTTACAGGGGATGCGGCAGCGGAACTGCGGGGAATAAAAGCGGACGGCGAAGGTACGGTAACGGCTTACGGAGCGGAAACCGGGGCTTTGCTCTTGGATAACGGGCTGGCGGACGAAATCGTGGTGATAACCGTGCCGGTACTGGTCGGCGGCGGCGAGAAGGCACTGGAGTGCGGGCTGAATGATGGCAGGACGTGGGTCGTGCGGTCGAGCAAGGTATTGGAGGACGGGAAAATCCGGACGGTGTACGGAAGGGTATGCCCATGA
- a CDS encoding helix-turn-helix domain-containing protein translates to MKQNLTLILMNEAVREGWREWMEKVRKVLPQTDAERPVTWIAAERLAQENGRMVRLVELLREHRPVLSYRVKEEAGLLILVAYHRHGSSSDFLLETAEAYFRERDCGGFLFLCRMQASINAYDEYPHLNVLCNRLAGLLFRFRRERASEYRKGIPPMFSGADLQEVEKYLPHLRGCSFREEIALALPKVKNVEELARECAMSVNTLGRRFKEELNTTPHRWLTEQRKAHVTSLLADTDMPLQEIADVCGFATPSYLWDFCKKHLKATPAEIREIARCARTV, encoded by the coding sequence ATGAAACAGAATCTTACACTAATTCTAATGAATGAAGCCGTCCGGGAGGGATGGCGGGAATGGATGGAAAAGGTACGCAAGGTATTGCCGCAAACGGATGCGGAGCGTCCGGTGACATGGATTGCGGCGGAACGGCTCGCACAGGAGAATGGACGGATGGTGCGGCTGGTGGAGCTGCTGCGGGAACACCGCCCCGTACTTTCGTACCGGGTGAAGGAGGAAGCCGGGCTGCTGATACTGGTCGCCTATCACCGCCACGGAAGCTCGTCAGACTTCCTGCTGGAAACGGCGGAGGCGTATTTCCGGGAAAGGGACTGCGGAGGATTCCTGTTCCTCTGCCGGATGCAGGCAAGCATCAACGCCTACGACGAATACCCGCACCTGAACGTGCTCTGCAACCGTCTGGCGGGACTGCTGTTCCGCTTCCGCCGTGAACGGGCGTCCGAGTACCGCAAGGGCATACCGCCGATGTTCAGCGGGGCGGACTTGCAGGAGGTGGAAAAGTACCTGCCGCACCTGCGGGGCTGCTCGTTCCGGGAAGAAATCGCACTGGCTCTGCCCAAGGTGAAGAACGTGGAGGAACTGGCACGGGAATGCGCCATGTCGGTCAATACGCTGGGACGGCGTTTCAAGGAGGAGCTGAACACCACTCCGCACCGCTGGCTGACGGAACAGCGGAAAGCGCACGTGACCTCCCTGCTGGCGGACACGGACATGCCCCTTCAAGAGATCGCCGACGTGTGCGGCTTCGCCACTCCGAGCTACCTGTGGGACTTCTGCAAGAAGCACCTGAAGGCTACTCCTGCCGAAATCCGTGAAATCGCCCGGTGCGCCCGTACCGTTTAG
- a CDS encoding type II toxin-antitoxin system RnlB family antitoxin: MKTKDYQIISLGERSFLVVVLSLEMTDYYWTALQSELAKYNVADAEVYFDFLYRNGLKNRFFKTKLMGVSLLNNSLRKCKATQECISASDKFFTLHKDVIEHSVLSSIQKTFFRKKLDRTNILPTNVL, from the coding sequence ATGAAGACAAAAGATTATCAAATAATCTCTTTAGGAGAACGAAGTTTTTTAGTAGTAGTTCTGTCATTGGAAATGACGGATTACTATTGGACTGCTCTCCAATCAGAATTGGCAAAATATAATGTTGCCGATGCTGAAGTTTATTTTGATTTTCTATACCGTAACGGATTAAAAAATAGATTTTTCAAAACTAAGCTCATGGGAGTTAGTCTATTGAATAATTCTTTGAGAAAATGTAAAGCTACACAAGAGTGTATTAGTGCTTCTGATAAATTCTTTACTTTGCATAAGGATGTGATTGAACATAGCGTATTATCGTCTATTCAAAAAACATTCTTTAGAAAGAAATTAGACAGAACTAATATTCTTCCGACAAATGTACTTTAA
- a CDS encoding bifunctional DNA primase/helicase, giving the protein MVRKEEVLARTSNGLDVFRHYLPVKWRVGRNFLNPLYADSKASCNVYYDRRSGTYRMKDFGNGDYSGDCFFLVAKLKGLDCRNAADFVEVLHTIDRELCLGLDGDIPTDGTVGTGGCRRLRLVPGARGGGAGEAGTDTEEAAAPFDRPEPKPYRTTEKPFTDAELAYWGASGITVEVLRRYGTVSLAEYRGETREGKAFGFSSTPAEPMFGYRGKWGVKVYRPMSEVRFVYGGHTGDNYCFGLEQLPSKGDLLFLTGGEKDVLTLAAHGFHAICFNSETSVIPAKTVRKLVYRFKHIVLLYDTDKTGLECSEKHRAQLAEYGVKRLVLPLPGTKAEKDVTDYFKAGHTREELMGLFLKLLDTLYGDTLAMLKSCEIDYDHPPEQAVAIVTAGDVPLGSEENILCITGGEGTGKSNYTAALVAGAIMERETDADLLGVRVEPNRKGRAVLLYDTEQSEQQLHKNTGRLLRRAGRERMPEYLHVYCLTGMSRSERLTAIVQSMDRYHYLHGGIHLVVIDGVADLIRCANDEAESVALIDEIYRLAGIYRTCIAAVVHFVPNGLKLRGHLGSELQRKSAAILSIEKDENPEVSVVKALKVRDGSPLDIPLMQFRWDKQAGMPVYVGEKPRAEKEKRKEKELAEMAREAFARQEKYGYIELCELIQEMLEVKERTAKGYIRYMREKEIIEKEGDCYVHGQGRV; this is encoded by the coding sequence ATGGTAAGAAAGGAAGAAGTGCTGGCAAGAACCAGTAACGGGCTGGACGTGTTCCGCCACTACCTGCCCGTGAAGTGGCGGGTGGGCAGGAACTTCCTGAACCCGCTGTACGCCGACAGCAAGGCTTCGTGCAACGTGTATTACGACCGCCGGAGCGGTACGTACCGGATGAAGGACTTCGGCAACGGGGACTATTCGGGAGACTGTTTCTTCCTCGTGGCGAAGCTGAAAGGGCTGGACTGCCGGAACGCCGCCGACTTCGTGGAGGTGCTGCACACCATCGACCGGGAGCTGTGCCTCGGACTGGACGGGGACATCCCGACCGACGGGACAGTAGGAACCGGGGGCTGCCGGAGATTGCGGCTCGTGCCGGGCGCAAGGGGCGGCGGTGCCGGGGAAGCCGGAACGGACACGGAAGAGGCGGCTGCGCCCTTTGACCGTCCCGAACCGAAGCCCTACCGGACGACGGAAAAGCCGTTTACGGATGCGGAGCTTGCCTACTGGGGCGCATCGGGCATCACCGTGGAGGTGCTGCGCCGCTACGGGACGGTATCGCTCGCCGAGTACCGGGGCGAGACGAGGGAGGGCAAGGCGTTCGGCTTCAGCTCCACCCCGGCGGAACCGATGTTCGGGTACAGGGGGAAATGGGGCGTGAAGGTCTATCGCCCGATGTCAGAGGTGCGCTTCGTCTATGGCGGGCACACGGGCGACAACTACTGCTTCGGGCTGGAGCAACTGCCCTCGAAGGGCGACCTGCTCTTCCTCACGGGCGGCGAGAAGGACGTGCTGACGCTGGCGGCGCACGGCTTCCACGCCATCTGCTTCAACTCGGAGACCTCGGTCATCCCGGCGAAGACCGTGCGCAAGCTGGTCTATCGCTTCAAGCACATCGTGCTGCTGTACGACACGGACAAGACGGGGCTGGAATGCTCGGAGAAGCACCGTGCGCAACTGGCGGAGTACGGGGTGAAACGGCTGGTGCTGCCGCTGCCGGGGACGAAGGCGGAGAAGGACGTGACGGACTACTTCAAAGCCGGGCACACGAGGGAGGAGCTGATGGGGCTGTTCCTGAAACTGCTCGACACGCTGTACGGGGACACGCTGGCGATGTTGAAATCGTGCGAGATCGACTATGACCACCCGCCCGAACAGGCGGTCGCCATCGTTACCGCCGGGGACGTGCCGTTAGGCTCGGAAGAGAACATCCTCTGCATCACGGGCGGCGAAGGGACGGGCAAGAGCAACTACACCGCCGCACTGGTCGCCGGGGCGATCATGGAACGGGAGACGGACGCCGATCTCTTGGGGGTGCGGGTGGAACCGAACCGCAAGGGGCGTGCGGTGCTGCTCTACGACACGGAACAGAGCGAGCAACAGCTCCACAAGAACACGGGGCGGCTGCTGCGCCGTGCCGGGCGTGAGCGGATGCCGGAGTACCTGCACGTGTACTGCCTGACAGGGATGTCGAGAAGCGAGCGGTTGACCGCCATCGTGCAGAGCATGGACCGGTACCACTACCTGCACGGGGGCATCCATCTGGTCGTCATCGACGGGGTGGCAGACCTGATCCGCTGCGCCAACGACGAGGCGGAGAGCGTGGCGCTGATTGACGAGATCTACCGGCTGGCGGGAATCTACCGCACGTGCATCGCCGCCGTGGTGCATTTCGTGCCGAACGGACTGAAGCTGCGGGGACACCTCGGCAGCGAGCTGCAACGCAAGTCCGCCGCCATCCTCTCCATCGAGAAGGACGAGAACCCGGAGGTGTCGGTGGTGAAGGCGTTGAAGGTCAGGGACGGCAGCCCGCTGGATATTCCGCTGATGCAGTTCAGATGGGACAAGCAAGCCGGGATGCCCGTCTATGTGGGCGAGAAGCCGAGGGCGGAGAAAGAGAAGCGCAAGGAGAAGGAGCTGGCGGAGATGGCACGGGAGGCGTTCGCCCGGCAGGAGAAGTACGGCTACATCGAACTGTGCGAGCTGATACAGGAGATGCTGGAAGTGAAGGAACGGACGGCGAAAGGCTACATCCGCTATATGCGGGAAAAGGAAATCATCGAAAAGGAGGGCGACTGCTATGTACACGGACAGGGAAGAGTTTGA
- a CDS encoding type II toxin-antitoxin system RnlA family toxin produces MAKKHSLSVENIDQVAIDFIATKPSYSIKITDCQEGKLKKIAITHNKETGILNCFINGGQVSYSTQGKAHLKGICEECWNVILQNTSIPCPDKKSFTAKGISEEDFDAFIDVLSESDEIEITTVNTDNNPAIRNQYHLKGKYDAKVSIIFYNNGTLFLQGAVTAFYIELITEIMETISSVPTEVMEDFLAIQPLVGCVIEKDLNKHFTKTENIEGSILEDFLKTSIALANSGVVVDDYGCYTFGIMKALDGLISKRLLEDAPDFKDYGTYFERGKDGNYHFLENVGTYNGNPSLKRALEKAYDFYNKNRHTTFHIDRRNLETSRTLYYDEAVNIIKDGLVIINDLCTNW; encoded by the coding sequence ATGGCTAAAAAGCACTCATTATCTGTTGAAAACATAGATCAGGTTGCTATTGATTTTATAGCGACAAAACCTTCATATTCAATCAAAATAACAGATTGCCAAGAAGGTAAATTAAAAAAAATAGCAATAACTCATAATAAGGAAACTGGTATCTTAAACTGTTTTATTAATGGCGGGCAAGTTTCTTATAGTACGCAAGGAAAAGCACATTTAAAAGGAATATGTGAAGAATGTTGGAACGTTATCCTTCAAAATACTTCAATTCCTTGCCCTGATAAGAAAAGCTTTACGGCAAAAGGAATAAGTGAAGAAGATTTTGATGCTTTTATAGATGTATTATCGGAAAGTGATGAAATCGAAATAACTACGGTCAATACAGATAACAATCCTGCTATCAGGAACCAATATCATTTAAAGGGGAAATATGATGCCAAGGTATCTATTATTTTTTATAATAATGGGACTTTATTTTTACAGGGAGCTGTAACAGCTTTTTATATTGAGCTTATTACAGAAATAATGGAGACAATATCTTCTGTTCCAACCGAAGTAATGGAAGACTTCTTGGCTATTCAACCTTTAGTAGGATGTGTGATAGAAAAAGATTTGAATAAGCATTTCACGAAAACTGAAAACATTGAAGGAAGTATTCTTGAAGATTTTCTGAAAACATCTATTGCTCTTGCTAACTCCGGTGTTGTGGTTGATGATTACGGGTGTTATACATTCGGTATAATGAAGGCTTTGGATGGCTTGATTAGCAAAAGACTCTTGGAAGACGCACCGGATTTTAAAGATTATGGTACATATTTTGAGAGAGGTAAAGATGGAAACTACCATTTTTTGGAGAATGTGGGAACTTACAATGGTAATCCCTCGTTAAAAAGAGCATTGGAAAAGGCGTATGACTTTTATAACAAGAATCGGCATACAACTTTCCATATTGATCGCAGGAACTTAGAAACAAGCAGAACCTTATATTATGATGAAGCGGTGAACATAATAAAGGATGGACTTGTTATTATAAATGACTTATGTACTAATTGGTAA
- a CDS encoding WG repeat-containing protein encodes MVQFACLLFPVAIALQFLGTPAVRFLYETDDRLTLFPLILPFPVLLWRNMRIYTEERYRMMHDYYGAFHVSVRQRYRLRFLVCTVLAVLAILLEIRLFTLYHDRCTAISSGNSHPASLYVPYRYDNGNDPVQEGVYRIVDEKGRIGYADEHGNTLIEPRFAFGFPFENGKAKVTDTGEQKEVPSSDGEYHYWESDDWYYINRKGQRIE; translated from the coding sequence GTGGTCCAGTTTGCCTGCCTCCTGTTTCCTGTCGCCATCGCTTTACAGTTCTTGGGCACTCCGGCTGTCCGCTTCCTTTACGAAACAGACGACCGCCTTACGCTTTTCCCGCTGATACTGCCGTTCCCCGTATTGCTCTGGAGGAATATGCGCATCTATACCGAGGAGCGTTACCGCATGATGCACGACTATTACGGGGCGTTCCATGTATCGGTGCGGCAACGCTATCGCCTCCGTTTCCTTGTCTGCACGGTGCTTGCAGTCCTTGCCATCCTGCTTGAAATACGGCTGTTCACCCTTTATCATGACCGCTGCACGGCCATATCCTCCGGCAACAGCCATCCCGCAAGCCTCTATGTCCCATACCGGTATGACAACGGCAACGACCCCGTGCAGGAAGGCGTTTACCGCATCGTCGATGAAAAAGGGCGTATCGGATATGCGGACGAGCATGGCAATACCCTCATAGAGCCACGCTTCGCTTTTGGCTTTCCTTTCGAGAACGGGAAGGCGAAAGTAACCGACACGGGAGAACAGAAAGAAGTTCCCAGTTCGGATGGGGAATACCACTATTGGGAAAGCGATGATTGGTATTACATCAACCGCAAAGGGCAAAGGATTGAATAA
- a CDS encoding helix-turn-helix domain-containing protein — protein sequence MYTDREEFEGWMERIMERFDRTEKLLERVLKKNNTLDGEEVLDNQDLCLLLKVGIRTLQRYRAIGVLPYFTISGKVFYRTKDVHEFIRTRFADVEERAAKRKEKEARKEERRRKRGLFP from the coding sequence ATGTACACGGACAGGGAAGAGTTTGAGGGCTGGATGGAGCGCATCATGGAACGCTTCGACCGGACGGAGAAATTGCTGGAAAGGGTGCTGAAGAAGAACAACACGCTCGACGGCGAGGAGGTGCTGGACAACCAAGACCTGTGCCTGCTGCTGAAGGTGGGCATCCGCACGCTGCAACGCTACCGTGCCATCGGGGTGCTGCCGTACTTCACCATCAGCGGCAAGGTGTTCTACCGCACGAAGGACGTGCACGAGTTCATCCGCACCCGTTTCGCCGACGTGGAGGAACGGGCTGCGAAACGCAAGGAGAAGGAAGCCCGGAAAGAGGAAAGGCGCAGGAAAAGGGGGCTGTTCCCGTGA
- a CDS encoding immunity 17 family protein — MEWFDKISEFMEGLPEWLQAHPRYGYLIVAGILLLWLVGIVCGWRWTYSRPGSWEGNFWLGTLGERSYRFWLGLIVAAATGCALLLFSVTG, encoded by the coding sequence ATGGAATGGTTCGATAAGATAAGCGAGTTTATGGAGGGTCTGCCGGAGTGGTTGCAGGCGCATCCGAGGTACGGCTACCTGATCGTGGCGGGAATCCTGCTGCTGTGGCTTGTGGGGATTGTCTGCGGATGGCGGTGGACGTACTCCCGTCCGGGAAGTTGGGAAGGGAATTTCTGGCTGGGTACGCTGGGTGAAAGGAGTTACCGTTTCTGGCTGGGGCTGATCGTTGCCGCCGCAACGGGATGCGCCCTGTTGCTGTTCTCCGTAACGGGATAA